A region from the Arachis ipaensis cultivar K30076 chromosome B01, Araip1.1, whole genome shotgun sequence genome encodes:
- the LOC107645375 gene encoding uncharacterized protein LOC107645375 isoform X2 codes for MTEPEEEGGRRTRCWSSLLSFIPSLKRKQKEKTLASLHRRRSWLSEESFFVLSALSKSNPLFPVFFLARRPSSIEFFLLAVVLSPSSSSRRPLEGKTDGAFVHQTMDKWPSSNRYSLKAALMINYDPVGPSLCLRLMGSPVKKIMLCSSEKEIFSVEEQVMVQHSVIINNMIEDGSYNHEESKIPLDCVDSKTLKKVIDYCTHHTHHQNDNQEDLEAWDAQFLNVDSNGLYDLLMAANYLEIRNLLDLIYGTIKNMIKGKKIDEIRRILNIKDHGFTPEEEEQNRKEYPHLY; via the exons ATGACAGAACCGGAAGAGGAAGGGGGAAGAAGAACGCGTTGCTGGTCTTCGTTACTTTCATTCATTCCTTCactcaaaagaaaacaaaaagaaaaaacccTAGCTAGCCTTCACCGCCGCCGTTCGTGGCTGTCCGAGGAGTCTTTCTTCGTACTGTCGGCGTTATCCAAGTCAAACCCCCTGTTCCCTGTCTTCTTCCTCGCTCGGCGCCCATCCTCCATCGAATTCTTCCTGCTCGCGGTCGTCCTGTCACCGTCGTCGTCGTCTCGTCGCCCTCTCGAAG GGAAAACGGATGGAGCTTTTGTGCATCAAACAATGGATAAGTGGCCTTCTTCCAACC GCTATTCTTTAAAAGCTGCTTTGATGATTAACTATGACCCAGTTGGGCCGTCTCTCTGTCTACGAT tgaTGGGTTCGCCGGTGAAGAAGATCATGCTATGCAGTTCGGAAAAGGAGATTTTCAGTGTGGAAGAACAAGTGATGGTGCAACATTCGGTGATCATAAACAACATGATCGAAGATGGGTCGTACAACCATGAAGAGAGCAAGATTCCATTGGATTGCGTTGACTCCAAGACTCTCAAGAAGGTCATCGATTATTGTACACACCACACTCACCACCAGAACGACAACCAAGAAGATCTTGAGGCTTGGGATGCTCAATTTCTCAATGTTGATTCTAACGGCCTTTATGATTTGTTGATG GCAGCAAATTATCTTGAGATTAGAAATCTCTTGGATCTGATATACGGAACTATAAAAAATATGATAAAGGGAAAGAAAATAGATGAGATACGCAGAATCCTCAACATCAAAGACCATGGCTTCACTCCTGAAGAGGAAGAACAAAATCGCAAGGAGTACCCACATCTTTATTAG
- the LOC107645375 gene encoding uncharacterized protein LOC107645375 isoform X1 → MTEPEEEGGRRTRCWSSLLSFIPSLKRKQKEKTLASLHRRRSWLSEESFFVLSALSKSNPLFPVFFLARRPSSIEFFLLAVVLSPSSSSRRPLEGKTDGAFVHQTMDKWPSSNRYSLKAALMINYDPVGPSLCLRLMGSPVKKIMLCSSEKEIFSVEEQVMVQHSVIINNMIEDGSYNHEESKIPLDCVDSKTLKKVIDYCTHHTHHQNDNQEDLEAWDAQFLNVDSNGLYDLLMAANYLEIRDLLDLIYRSIKNMIKGKKIDEIRRIFNIKDHGFTPEEEEQNRKEYPHFY, encoded by the exons ATGACAGAACCGGAAGAGGAAGGGGGAAGAAGAACGCGTTGCTGGTCTTCGTTACTTTCATTCATTCCTTCactcaaaagaaaacaaaaagaaaaaacccTAGCTAGCCTTCACCGCCGCCGTTCGTGGCTGTCCGAGGAGTCTTTCTTCGTACTGTCGGCGTTATCCAAGTCAAACCCCCTGTTCCCTGTCTTCTTCCTCGCTCGGCGCCCATCCTCCATCGAATTCTTCCTGCTCGCGGTCGTCCTGTCACCGTCGTCGTCGTCTCGTCGCCCTCTCGAAG GGAAAACGGATGGAGCTTTTGTGCATCAAACAATGGATAAGTGGCCTTCTTCCAACC GCTATTCTTTAAAAGCTGCTTTGATGATTAACTATGACCCAGTTGGGCCGTCTCTCTGTCTACGAT tgaTGGGTTCGCCGGTGAAGAAGATCATGCTATGCAGTTCGGAAAAGGAGATTTTCAGTGTGGAAGAACAAGTGATGGTGCAACATTCGGTGATCATAAACAACATGATCGAAGATGGGTCGTACAACCATGAAGAGAGCAAGATTCCATTGGATTGCGTTGACTCCAAGACTCTCAAGAAGGTCATCGATTATTGTACACACCACACTCACCACCAGAACGACAACCAAGAAGATCTTGAGGCTTGGGATGCTCAATTTCTCAATGTTGATTCTAACGGCCTTTATGATTTGTTGATG GCAGCAAATTATCTTGAGATTAGAGATCTCTTGGATCTGATATACCGAAGTATAAAAAATATGATAAAGGGAAAGAAAATAGATGAGATACGCAGAATCTTCAACATCAAAGATCATGGCTTCACTCCTGAAGAGGAAGAACAAAATCGCAAGGAGTACCCACATTTTTATTAG
- the LOC107645375 gene encoding SKP1-like protein 11 isoform X3, producing the protein MTEPEEEGGRRTRCWSSLLSFIPSLKRKQKEKTLASLHRRRSWLSEESFFVLSALSKSNPLFPVFFLARRPSSIEFFLLAVVLSPSSSSRRPLEGKTDGAFVHQTMDKWPSSNLMGSPVKKIMLCSSEKEIFSVEEQVMVQHSVIINNMIEDGSYNHEESKIPLDCVDSKTLKKVIDYCTHHTHHQNDNQEDLEAWDAQFLNVDSNGLYDLLMAANYLEIRDLLDLIYRSIKNMIKGKKIDEIRRIFNIKDHGFTPEEEEQNRKEYPHFY; encoded by the exons ATGACAGAACCGGAAGAGGAAGGGGGAAGAAGAACGCGTTGCTGGTCTTCGTTACTTTCATTCATTCCTTCactcaaaagaaaacaaaaagaaaaaacccTAGCTAGCCTTCACCGCCGCCGTTCGTGGCTGTCCGAGGAGTCTTTCTTCGTACTGTCGGCGTTATCCAAGTCAAACCCCCTGTTCCCTGTCTTCTTCCTCGCTCGGCGCCCATCCTCCATCGAATTCTTCCTGCTCGCGGTCGTCCTGTCACCGTCGTCGTCGTCTCGTCGCCCTCTCGAAG GGAAAACGGATGGAGCTTTTGTGCATCAAACAATGGATAAGTGGCCTTCTTCCAACC tgaTGGGTTCGCCGGTGAAGAAGATCATGCTATGCAGTTCGGAAAAGGAGATTTTCAGTGTGGAAGAACAAGTGATGGTGCAACATTCGGTGATCATAAACAACATGATCGAAGATGGGTCGTACAACCATGAAGAGAGCAAGATTCCATTGGATTGCGTTGACTCCAAGACTCTCAAGAAGGTCATCGATTATTGTACACACCACACTCACCACCAGAACGACAACCAAGAAGATCTTGAGGCTTGGGATGCTCAATTTCTCAATGTTGATTCTAACGGCCTTTATGATTTGTTGATG GCAGCAAATTATCTTGAGATTAGAGATCTCTTGGATCTGATATACCGAAGTATAAAAAATATGATAAAGGGAAAGAAAATAGATGAGATACGCAGAATCTTCAACATCAAAGATCATGGCTTCACTCCTGAAGAGGAAGAACAAAATCGCAAGGAGTACCCACATTTTTATTAG
- the LOC107645375 gene encoding SKP1-like protein 11 isoform X4, translating to MTEPEEEGGRRTRCWSSLLSFIPSLKRKQKEKTLASLHRRRSWLSEESFFVLSALSKSNPLFPVFFLARRPSSIEFFLLAVVLSPSSSSRRPLEGKTDGAFVHQTMDKWPSSNRDSEKEIFSVEEQVMVQHSVIINNMIEDGSYNHEESKIPLDCVDSKTLKKVIDYCTHHTHHQNDNQEDLEAWDAQFLNVDSNGLYDLLMAANYLEIRDLLDLIYRSIKNMIKGKKIDEIRRIFNIKDHGFTPEEEEQNRKEYPHFY from the exons ATGACAGAACCGGAAGAGGAAGGGGGAAGAAGAACGCGTTGCTGGTCTTCGTTACTTTCATTCATTCCTTCactcaaaagaaaacaaaaagaaaaaacccTAGCTAGCCTTCACCGCCGCCGTTCGTGGCTGTCCGAGGAGTCTTTCTTCGTACTGTCGGCGTTATCCAAGTCAAACCCCCTGTTCCCTGTCTTCTTCCTCGCTCGGCGCCCATCCTCCATCGAATTCTTCCTGCTCGCGGTCGTCCTGTCACCGTCGTCGTCGTCTCGTCGCCCTCTCGAAG GGAAAACGGATGGAGCTTTTGTGCATCAAACAATGGATAAGTGGCCTTCTTCCAACCGTGA TTCGGAAAAGGAGATTTTCAGTGTGGAAGAACAAGTGATGGTGCAACATTCGGTGATCATAAACAACATGATCGAAGATGGGTCGTACAACCATGAAGAGAGCAAGATTCCATTGGATTGCGTTGACTCCAAGACTCTCAAGAAGGTCATCGATTATTGTACACACCACACTCACCACCAGAACGACAACCAAGAAGATCTTGAGGCTTGGGATGCTCAATTTCTCAATGTTGATTCTAACGGCCTTTATGATTTGTTGATG GCAGCAAATTATCTTGAGATTAGAGATCTCTTGGATCTGATATACCGAAGTATAAAAAATATGATAAAGGGAAAGAAAATAGATGAGATACGCAGAATCTTCAACATCAAAGATCATGGCTTCACTCCTGAAGAGGAAGAACAAAATCGCAAGGAGTACCCACATTTTTATTAG
- the LOC107645375 gene encoding SKP1-like protein 11 isoform X5 — protein sequence MDKWPSSNRYSLKAALMINYDPVGPSLCLRLMGSPVKKIMLCSSEKEIFSVEEQVMVQHSVIINNMIEDGSYNHEESKIPLDCVDSKTLKKVIDYCTHHTHHQNDNQEDLEAWDAQFLNVDSNGLYDLLMAANYLEIRDLLDLIYRSIKNMIKGKKIDEIRRIFNIKDHGFTPEEEEQNRKEYPHFY from the exons ATGGATAAGTGGCCTTCTTCCAACC GCTATTCTTTAAAAGCTGCTTTGATGATTAACTATGACCCAGTTGGGCCGTCTCTCTGTCTACGAT tgaTGGGTTCGCCGGTGAAGAAGATCATGCTATGCAGTTCGGAAAAGGAGATTTTCAGTGTGGAAGAACAAGTGATGGTGCAACATTCGGTGATCATAAACAACATGATCGAAGATGGGTCGTACAACCATGAAGAGAGCAAGATTCCATTGGATTGCGTTGACTCCAAGACTCTCAAGAAGGTCATCGATTATTGTACACACCACACTCACCACCAGAACGACAACCAAGAAGATCTTGAGGCTTGGGATGCTCAATTTCTCAATGTTGATTCTAACGGCCTTTATGATTTGTTGATG GCAGCAAATTATCTTGAGATTAGAGATCTCTTGGATCTGATATACCGAAGTATAAAAAATATGATAAAGGGAAAGAAAATAGATGAGATACGCAGAATCTTCAACATCAAAGATCATGGCTTCACTCCTGAAGAGGAAGAACAAAATCGCAAGGAGTACCCACATTTTTATTAG
- the LOC107645394 gene encoding E3 ubiquitin-protein ligase At4g11680 isoform X2 — MMSSVSSTILPYETQQNRPSLMTRTAMRISRSRWFTFLRRVFHYQNGPSSSSSELGSNPFNSSTWMGLELVALVVQITSTTLTLAISKSERPIWPMRIWVAGYDIACVLNLLLLCGRYHQIHVTTHRDVLSDLEQQRYNNGDASLQKRAHLMNKCRSSLELFFAMWFVMGNVWAFDSRFGSFQEAPKLNILCIILLSWNAICYSLFLLFLLLCCIVPLISTFLGYNMNMGSNAKGASEDQISQIPSWRYKQVHDHHALDHCNHKDCSQTFINEDQECCICLNKYKDKEEVRQLPCFHLFHKKCVDQWLRIISCCPLCKQGLQR, encoded by the exons ATGATGAGTTCTGTTTCTTCAACAATACTCCCTTATGAAACACAACAAAATAGGCCTTCTTTGATGACTAGAACGGCCATGAGAATATCGAGATCGAGATGGTTCACATTCTTGAGGAGAGTATTCCACTACCAAAACGGGCCGAGTTCTTCTTCGTCAGAACTCGGCTCGAACCCTTTCAATTCCAGCACCTGGATGGGGCTGGAATTGGTTGCATTGGTGGTTCAAATAACTAGCACGACTCTCACTCTTGCGATTTCCAAGAGTGAGAGACCAATTTGGCCTATGAGGATTTGGGTAGCTGGTTATGACATTGCTTGTGTTCTTAATTTGTTGCTTCTTTGTGGCCGCTACCATCAAATTCATGTCACCACTCATAGAGATGTTCTTAGCGATTTGGAGCAGCAGAGATACAATAATGGAGATGCAAG TTTACAGAAAAGGGCACATTTGATGAACAAATGCCGGAGTTCATTAGAGCTTTTCTTTGCAATGTGGTTTGTGATGGGAAATGTTTGGGCCTTTGACTCACGTTTTGGGTCATTCCAAGAAGCCCCAAAACTCAATATTCTATGCATAATTTTGCTCTCTTGGAATGCAATATGCTACTCTT tgttcttgttgttcttgttgcTTTGTTGCATTGTCCCTTTAATTAGTACCTTCCTTGGTTACAACATGAACATGGGATCTAATGCTAAGGGTGCTTCTGAGGATCAAATCTCACAAATTCCAAGTTGGAGATATAAACAAGTTCATGATCATCATGCTTTAGATCATTGCAATCATAAGGATTGTTCTCAAACATTCATCAATGAGGATCAA GAGTGTTGTATTTGCTTGAACAAGTACAAAGACAAAGAAGAAGTTAGGCAATTGCCCTGTTTCCATCTCTTCCATAAAAAATGTGTGGATCAATGGCTAAGAATTATATCATGCTGCCCTCTTTGTAAACAAGGATTACAAAGGTAG
- the LOC107645394 gene encoding E3 ubiquitin-protein ligase At4g11680 isoform X1, translated as MMSSVSSTILPYETQQNRPSLMTRTAMRISRSRWFTFLRRVFHYQNGPSSSSSELGSNPFNSSTWMGLELVALVVQITSTTLTLAISKSERPIWPMRIWVAGYDIACVLNLLLLCGRYHQIHVTTHRDVLSDLEQQRYNNGDASLQKRAHLMNKCRSSLELFFAMWFVMGNVWAFDSRFGSFQEAPKLNILCIILLSWNAICYSXXXXXXXXXXXXXXXXXXFLLFLLLCCIVPLISTFLGYNMNMGSNAKGASEDQISQIPSWRYKQVHDHHALDHCNHKDCSQTFINEDQECCICLNKYKDKEEVRQLPCFHLFHKKCVDQWLRIISCCPLCKQGLQR; from the exons ATGATGAGTTCTGTTTCTTCAACAATACTCCCTTATGAAACACAACAAAATAGGCCTTCTTTGATGACTAGAACGGCCATGAGAATATCGAGATCGAGATGGTTCACATTCTTGAGGAGAGTATTCCACTACCAAAACGGGCCGAGTTCTTCTTCGTCAGAACTCGGCTCGAACCCTTTCAATTCCAGCACCTGGATGGGGCTGGAATTGGTTGCATTGGTGGTTCAAATAACTAGCACGACTCTCACTCTTGCGATTTCCAAGAGTGAGAGACCAATTTGGCCTATGAGGATTTGGGTAGCTGGTTATGACATTGCTTGTGTTCTTAATTTGTTGCTTCTTTGTGGCCGCTACCATCAAATTCATGTCACCACTCATAGAGATGTTCTTAGCGATTTGGAGCAGCAGAGATACAATAATGGAGATGCAAG TTTACAGAAAAGGGCACATTTGATGAACAAATGCCGGAGTTCATTAGAGCTTTTCTTTGCAATGTGGTTTGTGATGGGAAATGTTTGGGCCTTTGACTCACGTTTTGGGTCATTCCAAGAAGCCCCAAAACTCAATATTCTATGCATAATTTTGCTCTCTTGGAATGCAATATGCTACTCTTNNNNNNNNNNNNNNNNNNNNNNNNNNNNNNNNNNNNNNNNNNNNNNNNNNNtgttcttgttgttcttgttgcTTTGTTGCATTGTCCCTTTAATTAGTACCTTCCTTGGTTACAACATGAACATGGGATCTAATGCTAAGGGTGCTTCTGAGGATCAAATCTCACAAATTCCAAGTTGGAGATATAAACAAGTTCATGATCATCATGCTTTAGATCATTGCAATCATAAGGATTGTTCTCAAACATTCATCAATGAGGATCAA GAGTGTTGTATTTGCTTGAACAAGTACAAAGACAAAGAAGAAGTTAGGCAATTGCCCTGTTTCCATCTCTTCCATAAAAAATGTGTGGATCAATGGCTAAGAATTATATCATGCTGCCCTCTTTGTAAACAAGGATTACAAAGGTAG